One window of Chloroflexota bacterium genomic DNA carries:
- a CDS encoding quinone-dependent dihydroorotate dehydrogenase, protein MRSYQLAKALLFRLPPEKAHRLTTLGLDLATRLPFTAGLFRSFHHNDPLLNTNLCGLTFNNPVGLAAGFDKDGTHIRGMRQLGFGFLELGTVTPKPQFGNEQPRLFRLIEDQALINRMGFNNAGITALAQRLAKQPRIIPLGINLGKNKITPNEQAADDYRQGINLLGEYADYIVINISSPNTPGLRELSRREPLAELLQVVKTARQQLRHQAPLFVKLSPDEDREGLDAALGAALDAGVDGIIATNTTVSRENLRSAQQTETGGLSGAPLKTKALTTLKYIYQTTNGKLPLIGVGGIASGQDAYERILAGASAVQLYTSLIYAGPQLVGTINRELAALLRRDGFDSIQTAVGSAV, encoded by the coding sequence ATGCGCAGCTATCAGCTTGCAAAAGCACTTTTGTTTCGTTTACCACCAGAAAAAGCTCATCGGCTCACCACTTTAGGCCTAGATTTGGCCACTCGTTTACCATTTACCGCAGGATTATTCCGTTCCTTCCATCACAATGACCCATTGCTTAACACCAATTTATGTGGGTTAACGTTTAATAATCCGGTTGGTTTAGCAGCAGGTTTCGATAAAGACGGCACGCATATCCGTGGAATGCGTCAATTGGGCTTCGGTTTTTTGGAATTGGGTACAGTTACGCCCAAACCTCAATTTGGCAACGAACAGCCGCGTTTATTTCGTTTAATCGAAGATCAAGCATTAATCAATCGAATGGGATTTAATAATGCCGGAATTACAGCACTTGCTCAACGTTTAGCCAAACAGCCCCGCATCATTCCACTTGGAATTAATTTGGGCAAGAATAAAATTACGCCAAACGAACAAGCCGCTGATGATTATCGCCAAGGCATTAATTTGCTTGGTGAATATGCCGATTACATTGTGATCAATATTTCGTCGCCGAATACACCTGGTTTGCGCGAACTCAGCCGCCGCGAGCCATTGGCCGAATTATTGCAGGTTGTCAAAACTGCCCGCCAACAATTACGCCATCAGGCTCCACTGTTCGTCAAGCTCTCGCCCGATGAAGATCGCGAAGGCTTGGATGCAGCGCTTGGCGCAGCGCTTGATGCTGGGGTTGATGGGATTATCGCCACCAATACAACTGTCAGCCGCGAAAATTTACGTTCTGCTCAGCAAACCGAAACTGGCGGCTTAAGTGGCGCTCCACTCAAAACCAAGGCCTTGACAACCCTCAAATATATCTATCAAACAACCAACGGCAAGCTCCCATTGATTGGAGTTGGCGGAATTGCCAGCGGCCAAGATGCTTACGAACGGATTTTGGCGGGCGCGAGTGCCGTGCAACTCTATACCAGCCTGATCTATGCTGGGCCACAATTGGTTGGCACCATCAACCGTGAGCTAGCGGCATTACTACGGCGTGATGGCTTTGATTCAATTCAAACAGCCGTTGGGTCAGCCGTTTAG
- a CDS encoding biotin-dependent carboxyltransferase family protein, protein MLTIRQTSMLITLQDAGRAGLRHWGVPASGALDWVAHGLASRLVGNDTDRASLEITAAGACLHFSQLTIISLVGADLGAELNNQPISLGRAWLVRPDSELRFTQRHVGARCYLAISGGFSIAHQLGSQSTLLGAPWPGYLARPLNIGDQLAYTEPNLSLAGRGLDTASSISSQAPIRYLPNRQLSNNLQRQFQAQTWQISSKSNRMGYRCDGSALAAPTQAVRSFGVVPGTIQLPPDGQPIVLLADAQTTGGYPVLGVVIRADLPKLAQRLASEYLQFQPIGVTLAERAFAEQLNILKANFEPEPLILGTPI, encoded by the coding sequence ATGTTGACGATTCGCCAAACCAGCATGTTGATAACGTTGCAGGATGCGGGGCGTGCAGGCCTACGCCATTGGGGTGTGCCCGCCAGCGGAGCGCTTGATTGGGTAGCGCATGGCTTAGCAAGCCGCTTGGTTGGCAATGATACAGATCGTGCCAGCCTCGAAATTACCGCAGCTGGTGCTTGTTTGCACTTCAGCCAATTAACCATCATCAGTTTGGTCGGTGCAGATTTAGGCGCAGAATTAAACAATCAGCCAATCAGCCTTGGCCGAGCATGGCTGGTGCGGCCTGATAGCGAATTGCGGTTTACCCAACGCCACGTTGGCGCACGTTGTTACTTGGCAATTTCAGGCGGCTTCAGCATTGCACACCAACTTGGTTCGCAAAGCACATTACTCGGCGCACCATGGCCAGGCTATTTAGCGCGGCCCTTGAACATTGGCGATCAATTGGCCTATACCGAGCCAAATTTGAGCCTTGCTGGGCGTGGTTTGGACACAGCATCCAGCATTTCAAGCCAAGCCCCAATTCGCTATCTGCCCAATCGCCAACTTTCCAACAACCTTCAACGCCAATTTCAAGCCCAAACCTGGCAAATTAGCAGCAAAAGCAATCGCATGGGCTATCGTTGCGACGGGTCAGCTTTGGCAGCTCCGACTCAAGCAGTTCGATCATTTGGGGTTGTGCCAGGCACAATTCAGCTACCACCTGATGGTCAGCCAATTGTGCTGTTGGCCGATGCCCAAACCACTGGTGGCTACCCAGTGCTTGGCGTGGTGATTCGCGCCGACTTGCCAAAACTGGCTCAGCGCTTGGCTTCGGAGTATTTGCAATTTCAGCCAATCGGGGTTACACTAGCCGAACGCGCTTTTGCTGAACAACTAAACATCCTCAAAGCCAACTTCGAGCCAGAACCACTCATTCTTGGGACACCAATTTAG
- the serS gene encoding serine--tRNA ligase encodes MLDIRLFREQPDMVREGFAKVGRDPGLVDQVIGLDLKRREAITEVERLKAERNAGSKDVARTKDKAERDAKIAAMKLVGDQITELDTQANAIDLELHNLLLDLPNLPLPEVPVGKDEHDNVVVRVEGTIKETDFEVKPHWELGEALGILDFERGVRMSGTRFFVMKGLGVRLQRALISWMIDMHVDQHGYTELAVPYLVKADAMVGTGNLPKFADTIFHIEDTDLWLIPTAEVPVTNLHREEILDKAQLPLRYVAHTPCFRNEQMSAGRDVRGIKRLYQFDKVEMVKMVEPTTSYDELFSLISNAEDVCKGLKIPYRLLQLCTADLGIATVKYDLEMWAPGMNEWLEVSSCGLFGDYQARRANIRYRPEAGAKPEFVHTLNGSGLALPRVIIAILENYQNADDSVTVPEVLRPYMGGIERIG; translated from the coding sequence ATGCTAGATATTCGTTTATTCCGTGAACAACCCGACATGGTACGCGAAGGTTTTGCTAAAGTTGGCCGTGATCCTGGCTTAGTCGATCAGGTGATTGGTTTGGATCTTAAACGGCGCGAGGCGATTACCGAAGTCGAACGGCTCAAGGCCGAGCGCAATGCTGGCTCGAAAGATGTGGCCCGCACCAAAGATAAGGCTGAACGCGACGCAAAAATTGCCGCCATGAAACTGGTTGGCGATCAAATTACCGAACTTGATACTCAAGCGAATGCAATCGATTTGGAATTGCACAATCTTCTGCTCGATTTGCCCAACTTGCCGTTGCCTGAAGTGCCAGTTGGCAAAGACGAGCACGATAATGTTGTGGTGCGAGTTGAAGGCACAATCAAAGAAACCGATTTTGAGGTTAAGCCACACTGGGAGCTAGGCGAAGCCCTTGGCATTCTCGATTTTGAGCGGGGCGTGCGCATGAGCGGCACACGCTTTTTCGTGATGAAGGGTTTGGGCGTGCGCTTGCAACGGGCCTTGATTAGCTGGATGATCGATATGCATGTTGATCAGCATGGCTATACCGAGTTGGCCGTGCCCTACTTGGTTAAGGCCGATGCCATGGTTGGCACTGGCAACTTGCCCAAATTTGCCGACACGATTTTTCATATTGAAGATACCGATTTATGGTTGATTCCAACCGCTGAAGTGCCAGTTACCAACTTACATCGCGAAGAAATTTTGGATAAAGCCCAATTGCCATTACGCTATGTGGCGCATACCCCATGTTTCCGCAACGAGCAAATGAGCGCTGGACGCGATGTCCGTGGCATCAAGCGCCTCTACCAGTTCGATAAAGTTGAGATGGTGAAAATGGTTGAGCCAACTACCAGCTACGACGAATTGTTCTCGCTGATTAGCAATGCTGAAGATGTTTGCAAAGGCTTAAAGATTCCTTATCGCTTGTTGCAATTATGTACCGCCGATTTGGGCATTGCCACGGTCAAGTACGATTTGGAAATGTGGGCACCTGGCATGAACGAATGGCTCGAAGTTTCGTCGTGTGGCTTGTTTGGCGATTATCAAGCTCGCCGCGCCAATATTCGCTATCGCCCCGAAGCTGGGGCAAAACCAGAGTTTGTGCACACGCTGAATGGATCGGGCTTGGCTTTGCCACGGGTGATTATCGCGATTCTGGAAAATTATCAAAATGCTGATGACAGCGTGACCGTCCCCGAAGTGCTGCGACCGTACATGGGCGGCATCGAACGGATTGGGTAA
- a CDS encoding sugar ABC transporter substrate-binding protein, with protein MNVRRSAFTSLLLILISGVIAACGSESATTAPTTGTGGTTSSGGKVVALFLPDAKTARYETADRPYFEAKMKELCPDCQVIYNNANQDASLQLQQAEAALTNGAKVLVLDPVDSAAAASIADKAKAQNVPVIAYDRLILNSDGVSYYISFDNESVGKLQAESLVAQLDKQGIANPTIVMINGSPTDNNAKLFKAGAHSVFDPLVSAGKLTIANEYDTPDWSPDKAQDQMQQALTSMGNKVDGVYAANDGTGGGAIAAMKAGGLSPLPPVTGQDAELAAIQRILAGDQYMTVYKAIKPEAEAAAELAFALLEGKTTDKATSKVNNGKIDVPSILLTPIAVTKENVKDTIVKDQFHKVDQICAGDFAKACADAGIQ; from the coding sequence ATGAACGTGCGGCGTAGCGCATTCACTTCCCTCTTGTTGATCCTCATCTCCGGCGTGATTGCAGCCTGTGGTAGCGAAAGCGCTACAACTGCTCCAACCACGGGCACTGGTGGCACAACCAGCAGTGGCGGCAAAGTAGTCGCTTTGTTCTTGCCCGATGCCAAAACTGCCCGCTATGAAACTGCCGACCGCCCCTACTTCGAAGCCAAAATGAAAGAGCTTTGCCCAGATTGTCAGGTGATTTACAACAACGCCAACCAAGATGCTAGCTTGCAATTGCAACAAGCTGAAGCAGCATTGACCAACGGCGCAAAAGTGTTGGTACTTGACCCAGTTGATTCAGCTGCTGCTGCTTCAATTGCCGACAAAGCCAAAGCCCAAAATGTGCCAGTCATCGCCTACGACCGCTTGATCCTCAACTCAGATGGCGTAAGCTACTACATTTCATTCGACAACGAATCAGTTGGCAAGTTGCAAGCTGAAAGCTTGGTCGCACAATTAGACAAACAAGGGATTGCCAACCCAACCATCGTCATGATCAACGGCTCACCAACCGACAACAATGCTAAATTGTTCAAAGCTGGCGCTCACAGCGTGTTTGATCCATTGGTTAGTGCTGGCAAATTGACCATCGCCAACGAATATGACACTCCCGACTGGAGCCCCGACAAAGCCCAAGACCAAATGCAACAAGCCTTGACCAGCATGGGCAACAAAGTTGATGGCGTGTATGCTGCCAACGACGGTACTGGTGGCGGGGCGATTGCCGCTATGAAAGCTGGCGGTCTCTCACCATTGCCCCCAGTCACGGGCCAAGATGCTGAATTGGCTGCGATTCAACGGATTTTGGCTGGCGATCAATACATGACGGTGTACAAAGCAATCAAGCCTGAAGCCGAAGCTGCTGCTGAATTGGCTTTTGCCTTGCTCGAAGGCAAAACCACCGATAAAGCTACCAGCAAGGTTAACAATGGCAAAATTGATGTTCCTTCAATCTTACTGACCCCAATTGCTGTGACCAAAGAAAACGTCAAAGATACGATTGTCAAAGACCAATTCCACAAAGTTGATCAGATCTGTGCTGGCGACTTCGCCAAAGCCTGTGCTGATGCCGGTATTCAATAA
- a CDS encoding response regulator transcription factor, producing the protein MQLNGERQIRIVVADDHAVVRAGISTALSDLPNVEIVAEVGDGPGVLAALDLQPDALVIDVSMPQFEPLQTIRQIRMHYPQLKILVVSAYDDDVYVQGLLQAGVDGYQLKDQPLADIRLALQRVLAGERWVCTPLLSKLMRGVPVVETGLTPRQRELLWCLQQGDDNHAIARRIGLSVKTVENHLTRLYRQIGVQSRLEAVHYAAQHPQLPMMPTSSQALAPSQALSVLIVDDNLRYRQHVSRMISKMQPNCAVVEAAHQTEAMAAISQRSPDLALVDVVLGDEDGISCAAQIKQQSPNTRVLLVSAYPDREFHRRGLAVGAVALLDKKDLDAAALRLLLEDV; encoded by the coding sequence ATGCAACTCAATGGCGAGCGTCAGATTCGAATTGTGGTAGCCGATGATCATGCGGTAGTGCGAGCTGGCATTTCAACCGCGCTAAGCGATTTGCCCAATGTTGAAATTGTGGCCGAGGTTGGCGATGGGCCTGGGGTTTTAGCAGCGCTCGATTTGCAACCAGATGCCTTGGTGATTGATGTGAGCATGCCGCAATTCGAGCCGTTGCAAACCATTCGCCAAATTCGCATGCATTATCCCCAGCTCAAAATCTTGGTGGTCAGCGCCTACGATGATGATGTGTATGTGCAAGGGTTGTTGCAAGCAGGAGTCGATGGCTATCAACTCAAAGATCAACCTTTGGCTGATATTCGGTTAGCCTTGCAACGCGTGCTGGCTGGCGAACGCTGGGTTTGCACACCCTTGCTTTCTAAATTGATGCGCGGCGTGCCCGTGGTTGAAACTGGCCTGACCCCGCGCCAACGCGAATTGCTGTGGTGTTTGCAGCAGGGCGATGATAACCATGCAATCGCTCGCCGCATCGGCCTGAGCGTTAAAACTGTCGAAAATCATCTTACACGGCTGTATCGCCAAATTGGGGTGCAAAGTCGGCTTGAGGCGGTGCATTATGCGGCCCAACACCCGCAATTGCCGATGATGCCAACCAGCAGCCAAGCGCTCGCCCCCAGTCAAGCGCTAAGCGTGTTGATTGTTGATGATAATTTGCGCTATCGGCAACACGTTAGCCGCATGATTAGCAAAATGCAGCCCAATTGTGCTGTAGTTGAGGCCGCTCATCAAACCGAGGCCATGGCAGCAATCAGCCAACGCTCGCCAGATTTGGCCTTGGTCGATGTGGTTTTAGGCGATGAAGATGGAATTAGTTGCGCGGCCCAAATCAAGCAACAATCACCCAATACCCGGGTGCTACTCGTCAGTGCCTACCCCGACCGCGAGTTTCACCGACGCGGTTTGGCAGTCGGGGCAGTCGCCTTGCTCGATAAAAAAGACCTCGATGCGGCAGCCCTGCGCTTGTTGTTGGAAGATGTGTGA